A region from the Hydra vulgaris chromosome 08, alternate assembly HydraT2T_AEP genome encodes:
- the LOC136084237 gene encoding uncharacterized protein LOC136084237 codes for MYLLSEDIKDNLIYAISKSFNSLKTSDYTFKVLLPEAILYLFAKLEGISRIKAEVLLSTYSLQRTTELLNKFSDDDIDFLVTSTLFKKGEVIEGGNTEIEGLERINKQESETLQIEQLLTVKDKKMSKNQVPT; via the exons ATGTACCTTTTATCAGAGGATATAAAAGACAATCTTATATACGCTATTTCTAAATCATTTAATAGTCTTAAG ACTAGTGATTATACATTTAAAGTGTTGCTTCCTGAAGCAATACTATATCTCTTTGCAAAACTAGAAGGAATTTCAAGAATTAAA GCTGAAGTATTGTTAAGTACTTACTCTTTACAAAg aACAACTGAGCTGTTGAATAAATTTTCAGATGATGATATAGATTTTTTGG taaCAAGTactctatttaaaaaaggaGAG GTAATAGAAGGCGGAAATACAGAAATTGAAGGTCTCGAAAGGATAAACAAGCAAGAAAGTGAAACATTGCAAATTGAACAG ctacttacggttaaagataaaaaaatgagcAAGAATCAGGTACCAACTTAA